aaagAGCCTTTCTATTTTAAAGAGGAACTAAAAACAATCGGTCCATTAAATGTCATGTTTATTACACactatataaaaacaacaaaacacaatattAAAATGACTTGTGACAGAATAGATACAATTTTTCAAACACAATCTCAGTTGTAGGCCTTAAAAGATGCAGAAGTCAGAAATCAAATCCTAGTCTTTTATCCAGAGCATCCTCTGCAGCCACAGTGTGTGCATTCAATGATCCTTCCCTGTAGAAAACAATCACACACATTACATGTATTTAGTCAGTTCTTTTCACTTAGGCACAAATAATGAGAAAGCCAGCTCAGATGGCATTGTGATGCTACAGATAGCATTATTATAGCCATTTGCAATTTAAGGGAGACTAGCCACCTGTGGTAACAAAGATTAACTGTGGAAACCCCCTGTGGGCCATGGTCCTTAAACAACATGAACACACTGGTAAAATCAATAAGAGGACCGTTCTTGCTTACGGGAACAGGAATTTTGATTAGAGATcacaaatacatagtaacatagtaagttaggttgaaaaaaagacatacgcccatcaagttcaaccttaatgcctataacCTCtgcctagttgatccagagaaaggcaaaaacaaaaaaaaaaccaaaaaaaatctgaagcctctaatttgctgcagagggggaaaaatatCCTTCctcactccaagatggcaattcgtccagtccctggatcaacttgtactaagatctatcgcccataaccctgtattcccttcacttgctaaaaagtaattcaaccccttcttgaagctatctaatgtaaccagtacaactggttcagggagggaacttcccaacttcacagctctcacagtaaaagtCCTTGAATATTTAAACCTAACTTGGTCAGTCTTTTTTCATAACTAAGAAGGGGAAGAATAGCTCCCTCCTCTAGTGAAGgattccaaggtccttctccattatggatttgcctagtgccgTTAACCAACATCTGGGCCAAACATGATGTCACACAGGGGAAAGGGTGGTTGTAGCCCTAGACACCGAAAACGCATTTGATACCGTGGAATGGCCATATCTCCAGGCCCTTCTTTTACGATATGGGCTGGGAAGCCAGTTTATCACATGGGTGAGGGCCCTATATGACTCGCCAAGCACTAGAGTTCTGATTAATGCCGAATTGTCCCAGAAGTTTCCCCTAAAGCGGGGTACAAGGCAGGGATGTCCACTGTAACAGTTTTTATTTGCACTCGCCATAAAGCCCCTTGCCATCAAGATTCACATGAACTCAGCCTGCAGAGAGTGGAGGAAAAGTTCTCACGATATGCTAGTATATCTGGCTAATCCCAAACAGTCCCTCACAGAACTCCTAGCCAAGGTCACAAGTTTTGGGGGTCTATCAGGCCTCAGGGTTAACTAAGCAAAGTCCCTGTTGTTCCCCATAGATAGTGAAAATGCTAGAGACCCGCTACACGGACCCCAACTACAGTGGGTCACCCCCTTCATATACCTAGGCATAGTAATACATAGAGACCTAATGGAATTTACATAACTGAACTTCACCcctatgcttaaaggagacacatcctataaaaattaagaatgtaccagggaattatactcctctagatatagaaggattatgctaaaaaaaagttgtgtttcggactgatttattgaaaaattccacCAAACCCCAAtagccctgcccatctgttccccttccttctggctgaattctctggatgagctggggagccggcggccctccgtaccctgcactgtaggataggaaccaatcagcagctaggctgacctgatagggaactgaagcctgtctgtgcttgtgtgactgcagggctgtgattggctctccccctcctactgtgcttctggcagggaccgttaggacacgcccacccctcatgtgaaacccagacagggacctgagaggatctatagggagctccaataaaggggccattgttacagatagggttaatgtttagcccaaagggaaaccagcaccggatattattcataattgcctaaagggttaggggttttcccatttatccaatatgtctcctttaagtctctCAGGGCCAAACTACATCATTAGGCCAGCCTGCCACTTCCCCCGCCTGGTCGTATTAATATCCTAAAGATGATCTGGCTACCGAAATTTCTTTATATATCAGCACCAATTCTGCCTACCAAGAAATGGTTTAGTTAAATAGATGCATGTGTAAGAGAATTTATCTGGGTGGGGAACGGCCAAGAATTAAGATGCCAATGCATCAAACCTCAGTCAAGAAACAAGGATTAGCCCTCCATAACTTCTTGTTATATTTCTATGCTAGTCAACTGGTATATGCATGGTGGTGGCTCAATCCAGACCCCAATAACCAAGCCGCAGTAATCTCTTCGTTTGAAGCCTTGGCAAACCAGTTATATAGAGGGCTACCATCAAATATACCCTTTAACACCTCCAATTAAAACAGTAACCCAAGTTTGTTCCAGAACAGTAGGAACCGATCAAAAAGCAACTAGCTGGTCCAAATGAACACCACTTTGGGGTAATAACTCCCATATAACATTTAGGTCTTTCCAAGATGCTAACCTCTGGGCTGCTGCAGGGGTGAAGCACTTAAATGATGTGGTTGAACCAGGAGCTATTAAGTAATTTGCTCAACTAAAAGAAGAATTTTGTCTGCAAAATCACATGTTGTTCAGGTACCTCCAACTGAAACATGTTTCAGGTTCAGTTTCCTAGGGGAGCCCCCATTATAATGGAAAGTACTCTTGAACGATATCTCCATAGGCCCAATCTCTCCAAAATCCAGCAGCAATTCCTCACTGGCATTTCCAAATATTCAGACACATGCATCTTGCCTACTGGGATATACCGAAGGCCTTACTCTATCCTCCAGCATCAGGCTCTGCCTGCAACAACTCCTGCACTATGCCAGAAAGGCCATTCTGACGACTTGGAAAGCCACAGAGCCGCTTACCCTGGGATTCTGGGATCAAGACGGCGGATGACACACTTCCACAGCAGAAACCCACCTACCTGGCATGAGGGTGCCCTGCCAAATTTGAGAAAATCTGGGACCGTTGGCTGGCATACCCACGAACAAGCAGTACGACATATTAACATAGCCCAATTGGTTGCCGAAGAAACCTTCGttatgtaaccatgtaatgctAAGCTTGGATTTACCTGTGAAATAGGAACACACACCACCACTTTCTATTATATTTCCGCTCTTTTCTATTCTCTTTAACTTCTTACCGAATTTCCCTGTTTgcataaaatcaataaagaaaacatttttatttcatgaaAATACTCACCACTTCCAGTTTGGTTTTTGGGACCCTGCAAATACAATTGGTTCCAAAGTTGGTGTCTCTTGTCTGTATACAACGCAGGCAACAAAGGTTTTCATACCCCTGCTTCTTCCATTTTGCAATAAGGTTCTTATCAGCATATCCTTCTCTGATGCAGTAATCATATAACTCTGTAAGAAAGGCAAATACAGAAAGAatgtagaaaaatgtaaaaatcataaaaagtagTGTGAGGCAATACAATTGATTGGCCTGCTGACCTCGTTGCTCGCATTCAACGTGCAGCTGCATAATTTTGACCCAAAAATGTTTTCTGCCCTACCTAatagcaatctttttttttttttatagtttatccttttattgttttatataacatacataaaaacaaaaacaagaaaaaaacaaaaagcagagaaaaagaaataaaaataggaaGGGAGGTTATATATCACTGGTAACAGTATTGCGGTAACATATTAAACATGTTTCAGTTCTGTTATGGCAAAagtaatacatgtatgggatctcttatccggaaacccattatccagaaagttccgaattatggaatggttGTCtaacatagactccattataagcaaataaatctaattttttttaaaatgattccatttttctctgtagaaattaaacagaaccttgtatttaatcccaactaaaatataaataatccttattggatgcaaaacaatcctattgggtttcattaatgttatattgattttttagtagacttaaggtatggagatccaaattacagaaagaccccttatccagaatacccttggtcccgagcattctggataacgggtcccatacctgtataataaaataggTTTAGGTTGGTATGACAAAGATCTCAATTGTACAGCGCTGGTCCATTCAATTATATCTTACTAGGTCTTGATGTAGTGCGGACGTTTTTAAAGTGACTGTTGCATGAAGAGTCTAGTTAGGAAATTAAGGTCATCTGTATGTGCAGATTGGGGTATTGCATTTTATGTCAAGGAGCCTTGTCCACCTAGGCCTGCCTCCCACCATGGGCTCCAAACTTCTTTTTGGAACCTCTGGCTAGCAAAGTAAGTTTAATGAGGGGCAAAACTTGATTTACCAGGGTAATCCAGTTTTGAACTGTAGGAGGTTCAGGTCCCATCCAAGCCATTGCAATCATTTTCCTTGAGTAGTATAGGAGTGTTCTATATCTGGTTCTAGCATGGTTGGTAGTTATTAATTCATTCAGGATTCCCAGTATACACACCTGGGGTGTCAGAATTTTGGGAAATTCTAGTTTGTCTGCTAGGACACACAACCTCAGACCAAAATTTGGCTACATGTGGACACAACCAGGCCATGTGTAAGAAATTTGCCTCCTCCATTCCACATCTATGGCATCGTGCATCAGGGTTGCTTCCCATGGACCTCAGTTGTATAGGCGTGAGATAAAATtggtgcagccatttaaattggacAAGTTTATCTCATActgaaaataagtaataataccTTCTATCTGTTGCTTCTTCCCAGTCTTCCTCTGTAAGATCTGGGACATTGGACAACCATTTGTGGTGTGCTGTTTTGAATGGGGATGGAGTTGTTTGTAGTAGACTCTTATACAATGTCAATGTAGGTTTGGTTAAAGTGGGGGACCAGAGTGCAGTTTCAAACTGTGGTTGGGAGGTTTGTATGTCAACTCCACCAAACTGTGCTTGAAATACCTGCCTAAATTGGAAGTATCGGAATTGGGAGAGAGTGGGTTCTGCaagtttctctttaaaaaaactcATATGTTCCCAGTGTAGAGCCATCAAGTGTGTCCTGCAGACGCCTGATCTGTTTGCATGGCCAGTACAAGAAATCAGGGAACTTATAGAAGTGGGGGAGTCGAGAGTTTGCCCATAAAGGTATACTGGGTGTTAAAGTTGGGGGGTGTTGTGGATACATCTTGAGTGCTAGGTTCCAGGCTGTCCTCGGAGTTGCAATTACCGCTGGAAGGTTTTTGTGGTCTGTGGTTGTCTAAGGCCCTCCACTGACCCTACTGTTACTGCTTGCAGATTCATATTTGGGTCAGGGTCAAACCACCATTTAATATATTGCAACTGACTAGCTAAGTAGTAAAAGGTATAAATCTGGTAATCCCAGTCCCCCTTctttggtggtggtggggggggggggttagtttctTCCAAGCAATTCTAGGGGTTTCGTCTCCCCATATAAAATGTATTAGGGTCTGGTTAACGGCTTTTAAAAAGCTTTTTGGGATGTGAATAGGAGAATTGTGGAATGTATATAGAAAGCGTGGCAGGTAAATCATCTTAAAAATGTTAACTTTCCCCCAAAGTGTTAAGGGAAGTTTGGACCACATGGGTAGGATATTATTTAGGGAGGATATGATTGGATCAAGGTTTCTTGTCGTATAGGCGTTTAGGTCTAGGTGGATTTGGATTCCCAAGTACTTAAATGAATCTACTGTCATTACGGGGATATCTTGTGGCAGAgcagggaggggtggggggggggtcgggtCTACACACATCAAGGCAGATTTATCCCAATTAACTTGCAAACCAGAGAGTTTCCCAAAATGTGTTATGATATTGGCCAGTGTAGTTAATGAGGGGCCTGCGTCTGCCAAGTAGACCAGCAGGTCGTCTGCATATAAGGAGACTCTTTCCTCTATTGGTCCCAAGCGCCAACCTTCCAGTGCTGTGGTTTGTCTAATTAGGATGGCCAGGGGTTCAATAGCCAGCATCCCTGTCTAGTGCCTCGTGTGAGTGGAAAGGGGTTTGATGTTATTCCATTTGCCTTAACTTTAACTGTAGGTTTCTGATATAGCATGCGGATCCATTTTATAAAATTGGGCCCAAAGCCAAATTTGGAAAGCACAGCGCACAGGTAGGTCCACTCCACCGAGTCGAACGCCTTGGCAGAGTCTAGTGAGAGTACTACCAGTGAGCCTGCATTGTCATGTATCGTTTGTAAATTAAAGAATAATCTCCTTAGGTTGACATCTGTTGTCTTGCCAGTCATGAACCCAGTTTCGTCAGGGTGAATGAGGTTTGGCATGACCTGGGCTAGTCTACTTGCAAGAATCTTGGCTAGTATCTTAGCATCCGTATTAAGTAGGGAGATTTGTCTATAGAAATTACAGGTATGTGGGTCTTTTTTCAGTATCAGCACAATAATGGCTTCCATAAAGGAAGGTGGGAGAGAGAAGTTTTGAGTCGCT
The genomic region above belongs to Xenopus tropicalis strain Nigerian chromosome 9, UCB_Xtro_10.0, whole genome shotgun sequence and contains:
- the bud31 gene encoding protein BUD31 homolog isoform X1, with protein sequence MPKVKRSRKPPPDGWELIEPTLDELDQKMREAETEPHEGKRKVESLWPIFRIHHQKTRYIFDLFYKRKAISRELYDYCIREGYADKNLIAKWKKQGYENLCCLRCIQTRDTNFGTNCICRVPKTKLEVGRIIECTHCGCRGCSG